A part of Desulfofundulus salinus genomic DNA contains:
- a CDS encoding TadE/TadG family type IV pilus assembly protein produces the protein MLIREENILSPGRDRQGSVVVEFGLVATVFIALIIFLLVLGLWLYNSSVAAQAARLAAHHLAVTGDARESRDQALRHLRTASIAAEGTDVMVWRDGDEARAQANLSMKNFYPGLPKLLGGDKWNGPIKIQRKEGCVIEYRFRNPSEFN, from the coding sequence ATGCTTATACGGGAAGAAAATATTCTCTCGCCTGGCCGCGACCGGCAGGGTTCGGTGGTGGTTGAGTTCGGCCTTGTCGCGACGGTATTCATTGCCCTGATCATCTTCCTGCTCGTTCTGGGCCTCTGGCTGTACAACAGCTCGGTGGCCGCCCAGGCCGCGCGCCTGGCCGCCCACCACCTGGCCGTGACCGGGGATGCCCGGGAGTCCCGCGACCAGGCCTTACGGCACCTCAGAACGGCCTCCATAGCAGCGGAGGGCACGGACGTGATGGTCTGGAGGGACGGGGATGAGGCCCGGGCGCAGGCGAACCTGTCCATGAAAAACTTTTACCCGGGCCTGCCCAAACTGCTCGGCGGGGACAAGTGGAACGGCCCCATAAAGATTCAGCGGAAAGAGGGGTGTGTCATTGAGTACAGGTTCAGGAATCCCTCCGAATTCAACTGA
- a CDS encoding type II toxin-antitoxin system VapC family toxin: MSRYVCLDSSVLIKLLTWEEGSDAAAFLMERIIESGRTIVLPAFAWAEVGSVLRQKARRKEITPEEAEEAWRMFGRLKIITYLENERVSAAAWDIAVKENLPTLYDAAYLAVAEIAAQQSEGGVCEFWTADERLVNTLGGRKKYVRLLRGVQP; this comes from the coding sequence TTGAGCCGCTACGTATGCCTGGACAGCAGCGTACTGATCAAGCTCCTCACCTGGGAAGAAGGGAGTGATGCCGCAGCGTTCCTGATGGAACGCATTATTGAATCCGGACGGACAATAGTATTGCCCGCTTTTGCCTGGGCCGAGGTGGGCAGTGTATTGCGCCAGAAAGCCAGGAGAAAAGAAATAACCCCGGAGGAAGCGGAAGAAGCCTGGCGCATGTTCGGCCGGTTGAAGATAATAACCTACCTGGAAAATGAGAGGGTGTCGGCTGCGGCCTGGGACATCGCCGTAAAAGAAAACCTCCCCACGCTTTACGACGCCGCATACCTGGCGGTGGCAGAGATAGCCGCACAACAATCCGAGGGGGGTGTTTGTGAGTTCTGGACCGCCGATGAAAGGCTGGTGAACACGCTGGGCGGAAGGAAGAAATATGTGAGGTTGCTCCGGGGCGTCCAGCCGTAA
- a CDS encoding PKD domain-containing protein, which yields MRKGRQRVTALVILVAFLLTLYPAGPPAYGWSDSGLPCKKGTVVNITNFTVPMSNYIGVWDVQISGAVSGSGKTAYFNSFDNGGGLGYNFVSSSSYTTAAQELNGNPSFVTSRIGSYESTISWGSGSQKRTYIRRFAELCGAVVTGFSQGVVYVMTTPYPSARISPPSTAKAGEQVKIAISGTSFVHSSNQYQSITYKFYVDSGLVDSGSGTKSFSKQVSHTFPTAKTYTLKLEVTDGVGRTTTTTETISVQAGAKPPAPPPGGNMPPVADFELPPSAEVNEPVNVRDRSVDYDGTITRWEWSVSPSSYTGTLGNTGGTLKFTQKGTYTVKLTVTDNKGAKGECTKYIAIGESLPPPPPPEPPEPENKPPVARFSMPSECGPGQTVNVTNRSYDPDGYIVEVKWRISPSTDVEENLGDDGGTLVFHKLGTYTVKLTVTDDRGDSDSTEEEIEVVNQPPRARIVVPDKIVQGDDVTIRSASRDPDGEIVKLTWSVTPAENVVGELEGEESTVYFDKEGQYKIALTVEDNWGATDTDEVTVTVEPAIPQAFFTDDGAYKQNRRIVLTEAGQSSARYPIIKEQDEWEILPAGNGATSEAIRVKDVSPDKKEVLFKTPGTYKVRLRVTNTAGHTSEWYERTLDIRPDEPPVADFVVQQAYLRDPAIGKKATVEVRDTSYSPDGDIIAHRTWKYRYDSNNDGNFEDEQWVVFSDGNEMSPSFQTDQVGKYQIELEVTEGFGEDTLTEFVSAEDYLKADTSSKPLDEKKTEVINIRPSVGFDVLRKKKADIIFTVGNTAGTGFDAAIVQYLDGLINQYLKPELEANSVDYNISSVQTSTITTQTNFPWVVYNLYGTGFGSGDGQFLVDGTSYRYRGYGAEAPIDHLYYDDGQVNAQREFTFNIDMTGYNACATIIPGFIFGANDKNGFSGYIALMWHDKVGVYRFSGSDHTVLTTNGAGQIAATRSPSSFGGTQVAYISTRDTSLQKSFKMVYKAPTLEIYDGGVLLAKVDCPQATGNGYGVAAANSAHGCGARSYIRFENFKLETSSVKTLDEVLKNSSLWRDDAAHFLVNISAATYPEFNDPVKAAYIYSRLLNDRVDFSVLGSTANQAQAMNIIARNDGQGTFILNSNRNTAMQQLTSYIINKLNSLYPPVENYVLLNEEVYYKTYYNDPEEDPKMAERWKYSHDPNYFENSLGLAPFHEQWLPAPVYRFDKVGEFVTTFQARDNPKDDDRFDEYRLWSYMPAESLHLYVHRRPVAMFGVSLTPVGSGTQQYTITEDFEDTSYNFSFSGDWVRSTNQRHGGSYSFKSNSIGHSQTTSTQFNVTIPSGATDGRISFWHLVKSEANYDFLRIYIDGNRVVNRSGDGSWQYYEQALSPGEHTVKFEYTKDGSVSSYDDSAYVDDIVVSYKQNTVSYYTTSFTSDAYDLDHISLPNKGIVEHRWFWRPATSPTWNSGRPTTLAKDNDYLIKYEVKDMEGVWSFPVIKLVSTRNVNMAPVAQFTVKPNPAVVNKTVTITDMSYDPNGDPITQRQWRVRPPGGAWSSPTSTPPTRFGTVGEWTIELKVSDGSLWSEPFYQTVQVIPDNTPPVARFTVQPNPVYDCDPVTYTDTSYDPDGDPIVAREWRIRKDGGAWQYFTNPPTVFENVGGAGVYDIELRVQDQPRLPQLEPKWSDWYRQTLTVLDSFRVIGSIEPNPGERGRNVTIRASAVRISNGQPVEIDSMKVIIPLPQNPDGSAALPPGGSSHEAWMTYNPADKTWSYTYTIPERTVHGRWPDDGTYLVKVVGYRNGTAREDVMLLEIKGHIQRRLIIRTLSW from the coding sequence ATGAGGAAAGGGAGGCAGCGCGTAACGGCGCTGGTAATCCTGGTGGCGTTCCTGTTAACCCTGTACCCGGCGGGGCCGCCCGCCTACGGCTGGTCCGACTCCGGTCTACCATGTAAGAAGGGAACAGTAGTGAACATTACTAATTTTACTGTGCCCATGTCCAACTACATCGGTGTCTGGGACGTCCAGATCAGCGGGGCCGTGAGCGGGTCCGGTAAAACAGCATACTTCAACTCTTTTGACAACGGGGGCGGCTTGGGCTACAACTTCGTATCCAGCAGCAGCTACACCACCGCCGCGCAGGAGCTGAACGGCAACCCGTCGTTCGTCACCAGCAGGATCGGCTCCTACGAGTCGACGATCAGCTGGGGTTCCGGCTCCCAAAAGCGGACCTACATCCGCCGCTTTGCCGAGTTGTGCGGTGCTGTGGTTACGGGCTTCAGCCAGGGCGTCGTGTACGTAATGACCACCCCGTACCCCAGCGCCCGGATCAGTCCCCCCTCCACCGCCAAAGCCGGGGAGCAGGTGAAAATCGCCATCAGCGGCACGTCATTCGTCCACTCCAGCAACCAGTACCAGTCAATCACCTACAAATTCTACGTTGACTCCGGCCTGGTGGACAGCGGTTCGGGAACCAAGAGCTTTTCCAAGCAGGTATCGCACACCTTCCCGACCGCCAAAACCTACACGCTGAAGCTTGAAGTGACGGACGGGGTTGGGCGCACCACCACGACAACCGAAACAATCAGCGTCCAGGCCGGGGCAAAGCCGCCTGCGCCTCCGCCGGGGGGGAACATGCCGCCGGTGGCCGATTTCGAGCTGCCACCCAGCGCGGAAGTCAATGAGCCGGTAAACGTGCGGGACCGTTCGGTGGACTACGACGGTACCATCACCAGGTGGGAATGGAGCGTCAGCCCCTCCTCTTATACCGGCACGCTCGGCAACACGGGCGGCACACTGAAGTTTACCCAGAAGGGCACGTACACCGTGAAGCTGACCGTAACGGACAACAAAGGGGCGAAGGGCGAGTGCACCAAATATATCGCCATCGGTGAATCCCTGCCGCCTCCACCTCCGCCGGAACCGCCGGAACCGGAGAACAAACCCCCGGTAGCGCGCTTCTCCATGCCGTCCGAGTGCGGCCCGGGACAGACCGTTAACGTCACCAACCGGTCCTACGACCCCGACGGGTACATTGTGGAAGTGAAATGGCGTATAAGTCCCTCCACGGACGTGGAAGAAAACCTGGGCGATGACGGTGGGACCCTGGTGTTCCACAAACTCGGGACGTACACGGTCAAACTGACCGTTACCGATGACAGGGGCGACAGTGACTCCACGGAGGAAGAAATAGAAGTCGTCAACCAGCCGCCCAGGGCCAGGATCGTCGTCCCGGATAAAATCGTTCAGGGCGATGACGTAACCATCCGCAGCGCCTCCCGCGACCCGGACGGGGAGATCGTCAAGCTCACCTGGTCCGTGACCCCGGCTGAAAACGTGGTCGGGGAACTGGAAGGGGAGGAAAGCACGGTATACTTCGATAAGGAAGGGCAGTACAAAATTGCCCTGACCGTCGAGGACAACTGGGGGGCCACGGACACCGATGAAGTTACGGTGACCGTGGAACCGGCGATCCCGCAGGCTTTCTTTACGGATGACGGCGCCTACAAGCAGAACCGCAGGATTGTCCTCACCGAAGCGGGGCAGTCTTCGGCCAGGTACCCCATCATCAAAGAACAGGACGAGTGGGAGATCCTCCCGGCGGGCAACGGCGCGACATCCGAGGCCATCAGGGTAAAAGACGTATCGCCGGACAAAAAAGAGGTGCTGTTCAAGACACCCGGTACCTACAAGGTCAGGTTGCGGGTGACCAACACCGCCGGTCACACCTCCGAATGGTATGAGCGGACGCTGGACATCCGGCCGGATGAGCCGCCCGTGGCGGACTTCGTGGTACAGCAGGCTTACCTGCGCGACCCCGCCATCGGGAAGAAGGCCACCGTCGAGGTCAGGGACACGTCCTACTCCCCGGACGGAGATATAATTGCCCACCGGACCTGGAAGTACCGTTACGACAGCAACAACGACGGGAACTTCGAGGACGAGCAGTGGGTGGTGTTCAGCGACGGCAACGAGATGTCCCCCAGCTTCCAAACCGACCAGGTCGGCAAGTACCAGATCGAGTTGGAAGTGACGGAGGGATTTGGTGAGGACACCCTTACGGAGTTTGTATCGGCGGAAGACTATCTAAAGGCCGATACGTCCTCCAAACCCCTGGATGAGAAAAAGACCGAAGTCATCAATATCCGCCCGTCCGTAGGGTTTGACGTGCTGCGGAAGAAGAAGGCGGATATCATTTTTACGGTAGGCAACACCGCAGGGACCGGGTTTGACGCAGCCATCGTACAGTACCTGGACGGTCTGATCAACCAGTATTTGAAACCGGAGCTTGAGGCAAATTCAGTAGATTACAATATTAGCTCTGTTCAAACCAGTACTATTACTACGCAAACAAACTTTCCGTGGGTTGTGTACAATCTTTACGGAACCGGTTTTGGAAGCGGAGACGGTCAGTTCCTTGTTGACGGCACCAGTTACAGGTACAGGGGGTATGGAGCGGAGGCACCAATTGACCACCTGTACTATGACGACGGTCAGGTGAACGCGCAAAGGGAGTTTACGTTCAATATTGACATGACAGGGTACAATGCCTGCGCAACAATCATCCCGGGGTTTATATTTGGAGCCAACGACAAAAACGGTTTCAGCGGCTACATCGCCCTGATGTGGCACGATAAAGTAGGCGTATACCGTTTTTCTGGAAGTGATCACACCGTCCTGACCACTAACGGTGCAGGACAAATTGCAGCAACCAGAAGCCCTTCTTCGTTTGGAGGAACGCAGGTTGCATATATCAGCACCCGCGACACTTCATTACAGAAAAGTTTCAAGATGGTTTATAAAGCCCCAACCCTGGAAATCTACGATGGCGGAGTACTTCTGGCAAAAGTTGATTGCCCTCAAGCAACGGGCAATGGTTATGGTGTTGCGGCGGCAAACAGCGCACACGGTTGTGGCGCAAGAAGTTACATTCGTTTCGAGAATTTTAAATTAGAAACCAGCAGCGTAAAAACCCTTGATGAAGTTTTGAAAAACTCGTCCCTCTGGCGGGACGACGCCGCTCATTTCCTGGTCAACATCAGTGCCGCAACATACCCGGAATTCAACGACCCGGTAAAAGCAGCCTACATTTATTCCCGGCTGCTGAACGACCGGGTTGACTTTTCCGTGCTGGGCAGTACCGCCAACCAGGCGCAGGCCATGAACATAATCGCCCGTAACGACGGGCAGGGGACGTTCATCCTGAACAGCAACCGGAATACGGCCATGCAGCAGTTGACGAGCTATATCATCAACAAACTGAACAGCCTTTACCCGCCGGTGGAAAACTACGTTCTGCTGAACGAAGAAGTCTACTACAAAACCTACTACAACGACCCCGAAGAAGACCCCAAGATGGCCGAGCGGTGGAAGTACAGCCACGACCCGAACTATTTCGAGAACAGCCTTGGCCTGGCCCCGTTCCACGAGCAGTGGCTGCCCGCACCGGTATACCGGTTTGATAAGGTAGGCGAGTTCGTCACGACGTTCCAGGCGCGGGACAACCCCAAGGATGACGACCGCTTCGACGAATACCGCCTGTGGTCGTACATGCCGGCGGAGAGCCTGCACCTGTACGTGCACAGGAGACCGGTGGCCATGTTCGGGGTCAGTTTGACGCCCGTGGGGAGTGGAACGCAGCAGTATACCATAACGGAGGATTTTGAGGATACCAGTTACAACTTCAGCTTCAGCGGCGACTGGGTAAGAAGCACAAATCAGCGACATGGCGGTTCCTACTCGTTTAAAAGCAATAGCATAGGCCACAGTCAAACGACAAGCACCCAGTTCAATGTCACAATACCATCCGGCGCAACGGACGGGCGCATATCGTTCTGGCACCTGGTGAAGTCGGAGGCCAATTATGATTTCCTCAGAATTTACATTGACGGTAACAGAGTCGTCAACCGCTCAGGGGATGGTAGCTGGCAGTACTACGAACAGGCTTTGTCCCCGGGTGAGCATACAGTAAAATTCGAGTACACCAAGGACGGCAGTGTAAGCAGCTACGATGACAGCGCCTATGTCGATGATATAGTGGTTTCGTACAAGCAGAACACCGTATCCTACTACACAACCAGCTTTACCAGCGACGCCTACGACCTGGACCACATATCACTGCCCAACAAGGGGATTGTCGAACACAGGTGGTTCTGGCGGCCCGCCACCAGCCCGACCTGGAACAGCGGCAGGCCCACAACGCTGGCTAAAGACAACGATTACCTGATCAAATACGAGGTCAAGGACATGGAGGGCGTGTGGTCATTCCCCGTAATCAAGCTCGTCAGCACGCGGAACGTGAACATGGCCCCGGTGGCCCAGTTCACGGTCAAGCCGAACCCGGCAGTGGTCAACAAAACGGTGACCATCACCGATATGTCCTACGACCCCAATGGTGATCCAATCACCCAGCGGCAGTGGCGCGTCAGGCCGCCCGGAGGTGCCTGGAGCAGCCCAACGAGCACGCCTCCGACGAGGTTCGGTACCGTGGGCGAGTGGACAATCGAGCTGAAAGTCAGCGACGGCTCGTTATGGTCCGAACCGTTCTACCAGACGGTGCAGGTCATCCCGGACAACACGCCGCCCGTGGCCCGGTTCACGGTGCAGCCGAACCCGGTCTATGACTGCGACCCGGTAACCTACACCGACACGTCGTACGACCCGGACGGCGACCCCATCGTAGCCCGCGAGTGGCGCATCAGGAAGGACGGCGGGGCGTGGCAATACTTCACCAACCCGCCCACCGTGTTTGAAAATGTGGGTGGGGCCGGAGTCTACGACATCGAGCTGAGGGTGCAGGACCAGCCCAGACTGCCCCAGCTGGAGCCCAAATGGTCCGACTGGTACCGGCAGACACTGACCGTGCTGGACAGCTTCAGGGTTATAGGGAGCATAGAACCCAACCCCGGGGAAAGGGGCAGAAATGTCACCATAAGGGCGTCGGCGGTAAGGATCTCGAACGGACAGCCGGTGGAAATCGACAGCATGAAGGTGATCATCCCCCTGCCGCAGAATCCCGACGGCAGTGCCGCCCTGCCGCCCGGTGGCTCATCCCACGAAGCCTGGATGACCTACAACCCCGCGGACAAAACCTGGTCCTACACCTACACGATACCTGAGCGCACGGTGCACGGCCGCTGGCCGGACGACGGCACCTACCTGGTCAAGGTGGTCGGGTACCGCAACGGTACGGCCAGGGAAGACGTGATGCTGTTAGAGATAAAAGGACACATCCAGAGAAGGTTGATCATCAGGACGCTGTCCTGGTAG
- a CDS encoding TadE/TadG family type IV pilus assembly protein, producing MILVEFAVASLVLIILFLGVMTLWGVLNDYANINKVCREAAREAVLTGSEYAGYRKALEAAWVWGFKPERLTVEFYPDSGGNRRLVTCVATYRAPLFSRNFPALAGKGGLDEVTLRSEATFGWWDFS from the coding sequence GTGATCCTGGTAGAATTTGCCGTCGCGTCCCTGGTGCTGATCATTCTGTTCCTGGGGGTGATGACTCTCTGGGGCGTGCTGAACGACTACGCCAATATAAACAAGGTATGCCGCGAGGCTGCCCGGGAAGCGGTTCTCACCGGGAGTGAGTACGCCGGTTACCGGAAAGCCCTGGAAGCGGCCTGGGTGTGGGGCTTCAAGCCCGAGCGGCTGACGGTGGAATTCTACCCGGACAGCGGGGGTAACAGGCGGCTGGTGACCTGCGTGGCAACCTACCGGGCGCCCCTTTTCTCCCGGAACTTTCCAGCCCTGGCCGGTAAAGGCGGTCTTGACGAGGTGACCTTGAGAAGCGAGGCCACATTCGGGTGGTGGGACTTCTCATGA
- a CDS encoding type II toxin-antitoxin system Phd/YefM family antitoxin, whose protein sequence is MHIVNITDIRQNASKIITRVVESGEPAVVLQRSKPVVYIVGASAYEEMLRKLEAAENLFRVAETKNTLQEITRLREKMARRGKQQDSVPLIRELREGRVR, encoded by the coding sequence ATGCATATAGTCAATATAACAGATATCCGGCAAAACGCCAGCAAAATAATTACCCGGGTGGTTGAATCCGGTGAACCAGCAGTGGTTCTGCAAAGGTCAAAGCCAGTCGTTTATATTGTTGGGGCTTCCGCTTATGAAGAAATGCTGAGAAAACTTGAGGCGGCAGAAAATTTGTTCCGGGTGGCCGAAACGAAAAACACCCTGCAGGAAATCACCAGGCTGAGGGAAAAAATGGCCCGGAGGGGCAAGCAGCAGGACTCTGTACCCCTTATCCGGGAGTTGCGGGAGGGCAGGGTACGTTGA
- a CDS encoding PQQ-binding-like beta-propeller repeat protein yields MRRVIVAFLVLVFLFTSAFPALAATTSGWGLWKDVTTFGFDDYHTRVGDNTNFPVMWPAWYAFQNPPETSYSQPLILDGDYFGKDRPVIIAAIGKALCGFVSKQAKPDGKFQPNPPVWSLPLKGDGPTKSHPTLVDLNGRKLVFVGTEHDSTVGGAWLQVFDVTDFDHPKEVFRDWSKQVHDIVSAPVVYDWNGRLIVITTTGDTQRIALWVNMDKLKETGKLNPGEETVYYLDLLGRTSSTPSIVKLADGSDGFAVGVDQGLYSGKLAIYKFNDILGENNGKPYLKSKEPYRTANLPSGLVASFSVSGDRTKLYFGDCRSRVYCYDTRALKGAWVNTAVAGTFSNRSPALLPGTVFFPAVGGTSSGDVNSPGKVIAVDRNTGKTMWVANFDSRAQTAPAVWAVNGHGSIVLEGTRGISGKSSPALAMLGAGTGEKYGYVNLPVSSGGGSYAAGVSGEISVAHDHLVVTTNEGIFAWNAIPIDLEAVSIDSGVPRGQKAKVGQKYTATVVFKYRQDPGVEWPLDLIPVAAFHVIGDTINKASLKDEAGAPLPVYEGNKQQVISLNKQGDTVTVTFDWTAQPGSKKLVAALNTFYPDIMNPKLVRYYPELTEKNNVVSVNIEVEGLHDVKATLLPAKTVWKTLPGRDVKIIVTGRATRKDDSSGEIPVRFTVSGPGGPVTKTVRLGPKDSERTIYTFTTSTPGTYRFRAEAWPADGSWEDAYPPDNVAETTVRVEVVQLPPKDSKIHAELIGD; encoded by the coding sequence GTGCGCAGGGTTATCGTCGCGTTTCTGGTTCTGGTGTTCCTGTTTACTTCGGCGTTTCCGGCGCTCGCGGCAACGACGTCCGGGTGGGGTTTGTGGAAGGACGTGACCACCTTCGGATTCGACGATTATCACACCAGGGTGGGGGACAATACGAACTTCCCGGTGATGTGGCCCGCCTGGTACGCCTTCCAGAACCCGCCCGAAACTTCCTACTCCCAGCCGCTGATCCTGGACGGGGACTACTTCGGCAAAGACCGCCCGGTGATCATCGCGGCCATAGGAAAAGCACTATGCGGGTTTGTTTCCAAACAGGCCAAACCCGACGGGAAATTTCAGCCCAACCCGCCGGTCTGGTCCCTGCCCCTGAAGGGCGACGGCCCGACCAAGAGCCACCCGACGCTGGTGGACCTCAACGGCAGGAAGCTGGTATTCGTAGGCACCGAGCACGACAGCACAGTGGGCGGGGCATGGCTCCAGGTGTTCGACGTGACGGACTTCGACCACCCGAAGGAAGTGTTCCGCGACTGGTCGAAACAAGTTCATGACATTGTCTCTGCTCCGGTTGTTTACGATTGGAACGGTCGCCTGATAGTAATAACTACAACCGGTGATACACAACGGATAGCTCTCTGGGTTAACATGGACAAGCTAAAGGAAACTGGAAAGCTAAATCCGGGAGAGGAAACGGTTTACTACCTCGATCTCCTCGGCCGCACATCGTCCACGCCGAGCATCGTGAAGCTCGCCGACGGGTCCGACGGCTTCGCCGTGGGCGTGGACCAGGGGCTGTACAGCGGCAAGCTTGCAATCTATAAATTCAACGATATCCTGGGAGAGAACAATGGAAAACCGTATTTAAAGAGCAAAGAGCCATACAGGACAGCAAACCTCCCCTCCGGCCTGGTGGCCAGCTTCTCGGTCAGCGGGGACCGTACGAAGCTGTACTTCGGAGACTGCCGGAGCCGGGTGTACTGCTACGACACGCGGGCACTGAAAGGCGCGTGGGTGAACACCGCTGTCGCCGGCACCTTCTCCAACCGTTCCCCGGCCCTGCTCCCGGGTACGGTCTTCTTCCCGGCAGTGGGCGGTACCAGCTCGGGTGACGTGAACTCCCCGGGCAAAGTGATCGCCGTGGACCGCAACACCGGGAAGACGATGTGGGTGGCGAATTTCGACTCCCGGGCTCAAACAGCCCCGGCGGTCTGGGCGGTCAACGGGCACGGCAGCATTGTCCTCGAAGGTACGCGCGGCATTTCCGGCAAATCCTCCCCGGCACTGGCCATGCTGGGCGCGGGCACCGGTGAGAAATACGGGTACGTCAACCTGCCCGTGTCCAGCGGCGGCGGGTCCTACGCCGCCGGTGTTTCGGGTGAAATCTCCGTAGCCCACGACCACCTGGTGGTCACCACGAACGAGGGCATATTCGCCTGGAACGCCATCCCCATCGACCTGGAGGCTGTCTCCATCGACTCCGGCGTGCCCAGGGGTCAGAAGGCGAAAGTGGGGCAGAAATACACCGCCACCGTGGTCTTCAAGTACAGGCAGGATCCCGGTGTCGAGTGGCCGCTTGACCTGATACCCGTGGCGGCGTTCCACGTAATCGGCGACACAATCAATAAAGCGAGTTTAAAGGACGAAGCGGGCGCACCGCTGCCGGTTTACGAGGGCAACAAGCAGCAGGTCATCTCCCTCAACAAGCAGGGTGACACGGTGACGGTCACGTTCGACTGGACAGCCCAGCCGGGCTCGAAGAAGCTGGTCGCCGCCCTGAACACGTTCTACCCGGACATCATGAACCCGAAGCTGGTGCGGTACTACCCCGAACTGACCGAAAAGAACAACGTGGTGTCCGTCAATATCGAGGTTGAGGGCCTGCACGACGTCAAGGCCACCCTCCTGCCCGCCAAGACTGTCTGGAAGACGCTCCCCGGGCGGGACGTGAAGATAATCGTAACCGGCAGGGCGACCAGGAAGGACGACAGCAGCGGTGAGATCCCGGTGAGGTTCACGGTGAGCGGCCCGGGCGGGCCCGTAACGAAGACGGTGCGGCTCGGACCGAAGGACAGCGAGAGGACGATTTACACCTTCACCACGTCCACCCCGGGGACGTACAGGTTCCGTGCGGAAGCGTGGCCGGCGGACGGCTCCTGGGAGGACGCCTACCCGCCGGACAACGTGGCCGAGACCACGGTGAGGGTGGAGGTCGTGCAACTGCCGCCGAAGGACAGCAAGATCCATGCGGAGTTGATTGGGGATTAG
- a CDS encoding site-2 protease family protein, with product MVEILAFIVSMLMGHYLAIFLHEIGHACVYFSLGIPVTRVNVGSGRILFSIKVRDAVFRFRLFPDGGNCTRFTEPEMPSPFGPRLFLPFIGGPVANAVFFGIFYFFAGHAAGVCKIVLLGFSFANLNSFVTNMIPISAFTSTLTVKAGFRLHQLLKTQ from the coding sequence GTGGTGGAAATACTGGCATTTATCGTTTCCATGTTGATGGGCCATTACCTTGCGATCTTTTTGCACGAAATTGGCCATGCTTGTGTGTACTTCTCCCTGGGAATTCCTGTCACCAGGGTTAATGTGGGAAGTGGCCGGATTCTTTTTTCCATCAAAGTAAGAGATGCAGTATTCAGGTTTCGTTTGTTCCCCGATGGTGGAAACTGTACAAGATTCACAGAGCCAGAAATGCCTTCTCCATTCGGTCCACGGCTGTTCCTTCCCTTTATTGGAGGACCAGTGGCAAATGCTGTCTTTTTCGGGATATTCTATTTTTTTGCCGGCCACGCTGCCGGTGTTTGCAAAATAGTTCTGTTGGGTTTTTCTTTCGCCAACCTCAATTCGTTCGTGACTAATATGATCCCGATTTCCGCTTTTACCTCAACTTTGACAGTAAAAGCGGGTTTTAGGCTTCATCAACTCTTGAAAACCCAGTAA
- a CDS encoding copper amine oxidase N-terminal domain-containing protein, with amino-acid sequence MKIKRMWKKGLLILTVAALALTLFATVGWTGDEDVEYMRWNGPPVDSLTPVKYRMGSKIVIMEFPDIEKYAWNLGAGMGERYPSLEVVEIDGVPWQDSPYAEVIKENLTYYGETGSYFARHPELMEIVLDKRFNGKGAEVWKLFSQGKSVAEIKQILLGGSEKKQPGTGPSNEKPSPEELPPPEPGEISVVLYLNQKDYSVAREGTWHRASLDAAPVFSNGRTLVPLRGVMEQFGADVKWLPESKQIKVQLGDREVVLTLGSTEALINGQAAKLDVPAKVVNGRTLIPLRFVSEQIGMDVVWEAKTQSITIKQKQK; translated from the coding sequence ATGAAAATCAAGCGGATGTGGAAAAAGGGCCTGTTAATACTTACCGTAGCTGCTCTGGCACTCACGCTGTTTGCCACCGTGGGGTGGACGGGGGATGAAGACGTGGAGTATATGCGGTGGAACGGTCCGCCCGTTGATAGTCTCACCCCTGTCAAGTACCGTATGGGCAGCAAGATAGTCATAATGGAATTTCCCGACATTGAAAAATATGCATGGAATCTTGGGGCAGGAATGGGTGAAAGATACCCGTCGCTAGAAGTTGTTGAGATCGACGGGGTGCCCTGGCAGGACTCGCCCTATGCGGAAGTAATCAAGGAGAACCTGACGTATTACGGTGAAACCGGCAGTTATTTCGCCCGCCATCCCGAGCTGATGGAGATTGTCCTTGACAAGCGATTCAACGGCAAGGGAGCGGAGGTCTGGAAGCTTTTCAGCCAGGGCAAATCCGTAGCCGAGATCAAGCAGATACTGCTGGGCGGCAGTGAAAAGAAACAGCCCGGAACCGGGCCTTCGAATGAGAAGCCTTCCCCGGAAGAACTGCCCCCGCCGGAACCCGGGGAAATCTCCGTGGTGCTTTATCTCAACCAGAAGGACTATTCCGTTGCCCGCGAAGGTACCTGGCACAGGGCCAGCCTGGACGCGGCACCGGTTTTCAGCAACGGGAGGACCCTGGTGCCCCTGCGCGGGGTGATGGAGCAGTTCGGTGCGGATGTGAAATGGCTGCCCGAAAGCAAGCAAATCAAGGTGCAGCTCGGGGACAGGGAAGTGGTGCTGACCCTCGGCTCCACCGAAGCCCTGATCAACGGACAGGCGGCAAAACTTGACGTACCGGCGAAGGTGGTTAACGGCAGGACCCTCATCCCCCTGCGCTTCGTCTCGGAACAGATCGGCATGGATGTGGTCTGGGAAGCAAAAACGCAGAGCATCACCATAAAGCAAAAACAAAAGTAA